The Eubacterium ventriosum genome includes the window GGAAAGCTCCGCTCTGGATTTCTTCCATATATTCTTTGAATGCTTTTTTCATTGTTTCGCCTACACCTGCAAACTGTTTTACGAATTTTGGCACGTAGTCTGTAAACATTCCTAACATGTCCTGATATACAAGTACCTGTCCGTCGCACTGGTTTCCTGCTCCAATACCGATTGTTGGAATATGAAGTGTTTTTGTTATTTTTGCTGCAAGTTCTGCAGGTACACATTCAAGTACTAACATTGAAGCTCCTGCTTCCTGTACTGCCTTTGCATCGTCTATTAATTTCTGTGCATCACTTTCTGTCTTTCCCTGAACTTTATAGCCACCAAGTGCATTTATTGACTGTGGTGTAAGTCCTAAATGGGCGCATACAGGAATTGATGCTTTTACTATTGCTTCTATCTGTGGGCAAACTTCTTTTCCACCTTCTAATTTAACCATGTTGGCATGACCTTCTTTCATAAGTCTGCCTGCATTAACAACTGCATCATATGGTGATGTCTGATATGACATAAATGGCATGTCACAAACTAAAAATGTGTTCTTTAAGCCTCTTGATACTGCTGCACAATGATGAATCATGTCTTCCATTGTTACCTGAATTGTATCTTCATATCCAAGCATTGTATTTCCAAGTGAATCACCTACAAGAATTGTGTTTACTCCAACTTCTTCCATTAATTTTGCTGTTGAATAGTCATAGCAGGTAAGCATTGAAATCTTCTTTCCTTCCTGCTTCTGTTTTAACAATGTACTTACCGTATTTTTCATTGTAATACTTCCTCCATCTTACTATAATCTCTATCTTTGTTTTTTATCTTTGCAATTTCCAATACTTCTTTTGACACTGCTTTATAGATTTCATTGGTTTTTTTATCAAAAACGCTCATATGTTTTCTTACTGTAGACACATCACAACGCTCAATAGGCCCCGTAAGTGCTTCTACAACGCCCTCTTCTACAATGTGCTTAACATTTCCCTTAATAATTGGTGCTAATGCATTATGAGCCGATTTTTCATCAAACCCACACTGTTTAAGCAGTTCTTCACTAAGACCTATTAAACCAACAACAAGATTGCTGGCAATAGCCGCCGCTCCGTGGTATTTAATTTTGTCATCCTTTGAAATAATACATACAGTGTTTCCGAAACTTTCAAACAATTCTTTCATTTTATTGATTTTTTCAATATTTCCTTCTATTGTGAAATAACTATCTGATAATTCCTTGTAAGATTCGTATCTGTTACTCACTGCAAAGAGTGGATGGATAGAATAGCCAAAACTTTCATATTCGGCTATACTCGAAAAGATATCTGAGGATAATGCACCACTACAATGGCACACTATTTTATTGTTAAGCAAAGGTTTATTATACTTTGCCATCCAATTTTTATGACTTGATTTTAACTGATTCCATAGATTCTCAATCTGTCCATCGGGGACAGTCAAAAATAAAACTTCACTATCCTCTACCAACTGTTCCATGTTCTCATAATACTTAGAACCGGTAAACTTTGCTGCTTCTATGGCTTCTTCATTGATTATGCTATAATAACCAACTACATTCTGGTTATTATCTGCCAAATATTTTCCAAGGGAAAAACCAACTTTTCCCGCTCCTATAAATCCAAACTTCATGAGCATCCCTCCTTCTTTCAAAATCGGGATAGTTAGTCTCATTCCTAAGATATGAGCTACCGTCGCATCAGTTTTTTATATAGTCATTTTCCTTCGGTATAGTTTCTGTCGAATACCATCCGTGGAATAATTTAGCACATTTAAAATAGTAATGCAACCTTATAGCAAAAAAAAGAATGCCATCTTATCATTCCGATAAAATAGCACTCTTTTTATTCCATCAATACCTGTTTTCAAAAATCCAAGTATTTATTATTTTGCTGTTGTTGCAGCTTCTGTTGTTTCTGCTGCTGTTGTAGGTTCTGAA containing:
- the panB gene encoding 3-methyl-2-oxobutanoate hydroxymethyltransferase; this encodes MKNTVSTLLKQKQEGKKISMLTCYDYSTAKLMEEVGVNTILVGDSLGNTMLGYEDTIQVTMEDMIHHCAAVSRGLKNTFLVCDMPFMSYQTSPYDAVVNAGRLMKEGHANMVKLEGGKEVCPQIEAIVKASIPVCAHLGLTPQSINALGGYKVQGKTESDAQKLIDDAKAVQEAGASMLVLECVPAELAAKITKTLHIPTIGIGAGNQCDGQVLVYQDMLGMFTDYVPKFVKQFAGVGETMKKAFKEYMEEIQSGAFPAEEHSYKIDDEVIEKLYF
- a CDS encoding Rossmann-like and DUF2520 domain-containing protein; the encoded protein is MKFGFIGAGKVGFSLGKYLADNNQNVVGYYSIINEEAIEAAKFTGSKYYENMEQLVEDSEVLFLTVPDGQIENLWNQLKSSHKNWMAKYNKPLLNNKIVCHCSGALSSDIFSSIAEYESFGYSIHPLFAVSNRYESYKELSDSYFTIEGNIEKINKMKELFESFGNTVCIISKDDKIKYHGAAAIASNLVVGLIGLSEELLKQCGFDEKSAHNALAPIIKGNVKHIVEEGVVEALTGPIERCDVSTVRKHMSVFDKKTNEIYKAVSKEVLEIAKIKNKDRDYSKMEEVLQ